Proteins found in one Flavobacterium channae genomic segment:
- a CDS encoding helix-turn-helix domain-containing protein: MNSLEEIKIENEFILLRFQNDSNETIKIERPVNQGLIQFHFGLKGKGKFIFNQGNYALDLKEEKSLLFYNPQKELPIELELAPNTWVISVIVSIKKFHGLFSSEAENIPFLSEENKDKKYYKENDISPSMSIVLSQIFHYNLNSFIKNLYYKGKGYELLSLYFNRTEDPNAEQCPFLIDEENVLKIRKAKDIILNNMAEPPGLQELADQVGLNLKKLKMGFKQIYGDTVYGFLFDYKMDYARQLLDSGSYNVNEVGLKIGYSTGSHFIAAFKKKFGTTPKKYLMNLNANIE, encoded by the coding sequence ATGAATTCTTTAGAAGAAATAAAAATTGAAAACGAATTTATTTTATTGCGTTTTCAAAATGATAGTAACGAAACAATTAAAATTGAACGACCTGTAAATCAAGGACTTATTCAGTTTCATTTTGGTTTAAAGGGAAAAGGTAAATTTATATTTAATCAAGGGAATTACGCTTTAGATTTAAAAGAAGAGAAATCGTTATTGTTTTATAATCCTCAAAAAGAATTACCTATTGAATTAGAATTAGCGCCAAACACCTGGGTGATTTCTGTTATTGTTTCTATTAAAAAATTTCACGGTTTATTTTCTTCTGAAGCTGAAAACATTCCTTTTTTAAGCGAGGAAAACAAAGATAAAAAGTATTATAAAGAAAATGACATAAGTCCTTCAATGTCAATTGTTTTGAGTCAGATATTTCATTATAATTTAAACTCGTTTATTAAAAATTTATATTATAAAGGGAAAGGGTATGAATTATTGAGTTTGTACTTTAATCGTACTGAAGATCCAAATGCAGAACAATGCCCTTTTTTAATTGATGAGGAAAATGTATTAAAAATTAGAAAAGCAAAAGATATTATCTTGAATAATATGGCAGAACCCCCAGGACTTCAGGAATTAGCTGATCAAGTTGGACTAAATTTGAAAAAACTTAAAATGGGTTTTAAACAAATTTATGGTGATACAGTCTACGGTTTTTTGTTTGACTATAAGATGGATTATGCAAGACAACTTTTAGATAGTGGATCTTATAATGTAAACGAAGTGGGGTTAAAAATCGGATATAGTACAGGAAGTCACTTTATTGCGGCTTTCAAGAAGAAGTTTGGAACAACTCCTAAAAAATATTTGATGAATTTGAATGCTAATATTGAATAG
- the hemH gene encoding ferrochelatase yields the protein MKKGVLLINLGSPDSPEPKDVRKYLDEFLMDERVIDVPYLLRALLVKGIILNTRPKKSAKAYKKIWWEEGSPLIVLSKRLQNKVQEQVSIPVSLAMRYGNPSLEAGLKELHNKGVDEVLLIPLYPQFAMATTETILVLAEDIRKKQFPNMEFTILPAFYNQPDYVRDLSNSIKAALDNFKSDYLLFSYHGVPERHIRKSDVTKSHCKIDGSCCNTPSKAHEFCYRHQCYETTRQVAEFLGLEEGKYSTSFQSRLGRDPWLQPYTDATIDGLAQKGIKNLAVVTPAFVSDCLETLEEIGMEAAHSFKENGGEDFLSVPCLNDNDDWVKTMSRWIDQWAFQNS from the coding sequence ATGAAAAAAGGAGTACTGTTAATTAATTTAGGTTCGCCAGATAGTCCTGAACCTAAAGATGTTAGAAAATATTTAGATGAATTTTTAATGGACGAACGTGTTATCGATGTCCCTTATTTACTTAGAGCCTTACTAGTAAAAGGAATCATTTTAAATACTCGTCCAAAAAAATCAGCTAAAGCATACAAAAAAATTTGGTGGGAAGAAGGTTCACCATTAATTGTGTTATCAAAACGATTACAAAATAAAGTTCAAGAACAAGTAAGTATTCCGGTTTCTTTAGCCATGCGTTATGGAAATCCAAGTTTAGAAGCAGGATTAAAGGAATTGCATAATAAAGGTGTCGATGAAGTTTTGTTGATTCCATTATACCCACAATTTGCAATGGCAACTACTGAAACTATTTTAGTGCTTGCCGAAGATATTCGTAAAAAGCAATTTCCTAATATGGAATTTACTATCCTTCCGGCTTTTTATAACCAACCAGATTATGTGCGAGATTTATCGAATTCAATAAAAGCAGCTTTAGATAATTTTAAATCTGATTATTTGTTGTTCTCTTATCATGGAGTTCCTGAACGTCATATAAGAAAATCGGATGTTACTAAATCGCATTGTAAAATAGATGGCAGTTGTTGTAATACGCCATCAAAAGCGCATGAGTTTTGTTACCGCCATCAATGTTATGAAACAACAAGACAAGTTGCTGAATTTTTAGGTTTAGAAGAAGGAAAATATAGTACTTCTTTTCAGTCGCGTTTAGGTCGTGATCCTTGGTTGCAACCTTATACAGACGCCACTATTGATGGTTTGGCTCAAAAGGGAATCAAAAACTTAGCAGTTGTAACACCAGCTTTCGTGTCGGATTGTTTGGAAACATTAGAAGAAATAGGAATGGAAGCTGCACATAGTTTTAAAGAAAACGGAGGAGAAGATTTCTTGTCGGTTCCGTGTTTGAATGATAATGATGATTGGGTAAAAACAATGAGTCGCTGGATCGATCAATGGGCTTTTCAAAATAGTTAA